In Pseudophryne corroboree isolate aPseCor3 chromosome 3, aPseCor3.hap2, whole genome shotgun sequence, a genomic segment contains:
- the LOC135058122 gene encoding putative uncharacterized protein DDB_G0294196: MQLVADVQEGQDPSNVQRVHTLAAEMTARQDNYTNVVEIRLDAIEKTMEKMANGLVEMQKALADSKAETQKTRQEDHRETMDILQVLATSINRLVDNTSCLAHSFDSMSESQRHSAASHQIIATTLQMMYDKLPEPDHQHAGEPPHPPSQATRTPPALPPLPSWYGRSQLYQGYTGMHPTYQMPPPPTSAASSTPARPPRPSQRTPQPPRASMPHQEEEEDPDGQPP; the protein is encoded by the coding sequence atgcaattggtggcagacgtacaggaagggcaggatccctcaaatgttcagagggtacacaccctggcagcagagatgactgcccgccaggataactacacgaatgtcgttgaaatcagactggacgccattgagaagacaatggagaagatggcaaacggtctggttgaaatgcaaaaggctcttgccgacagcaaggcagaaacgcaaaagaccagacaagaagatcacagggagactatggacatccttcaagttctggccacatccatcaaccggctggtggataacacatcatgcctggcacacagctttgacagcatgtcggagagccaacgacattcggcagccagccaccagatcatcgcaaccacactgcagatgatgtacgataagctcccagagccagatcatcaacacgctggtgaaccaccacatccaccatcacaagccacacggacgcctcctgcccttcctccactaccatcctggtatggacggtcacagctgtaccaaggatatacagggatgcaccccacctaccagatgcctccaccaccaacatcggctgcatcatctacaccagcacggccaccgaggccaagtcaacgcactccacagccgccAAGGGCATCgatgccccatcaggaggaagaagaggatccggacggacaaccaccataa
- the LOC135056131 gene encoding uncharacterized protein LOC135056131 — MASYMDREFTTGFIDVYRASECLWKVRSKDFSNRQKKDQAYRQLVEYSKAHNSDADLLWAKKKIANLRTVFKKEHTRVIESQRSGAGTDDVYQPTLWYYEQMKFLLEREAKLHGQGSLDKESPKTPEEEGTLNPESTPEVMNTSATEATELELSGEETAPSRSTAPPRRRQKNSSLSSDSASSSTVQFIQRAEEMLNRPPDFYRQFSNTIESQIRLP; from the exons ATGGCTTCTTACATGGACCGGGAGTTCACAACTGGATTCATTGATGTGTATCGGGCCAGCGAATGTCTGTGGAAGGTCCGTAGCAAGGATTTTTCAAACAGACAGAAGAAGGATCAGGCCTACAGACAATTGGTGGAGTACAGCAAAGCCCATAACAGTGATGCTGATCTACTTTGGGCGAAGAAGAAGATAGCAAACTTGCGGACGGTGTTCAAGAAGGAACACACACGCGTGATCGAGTCTCAACGTTCAGGAGCCGGAACTGATGATGTTTACCAGCCGACGCTATGGTATTATGAACAGATGAAATTCCTTTTGGAGAGAGAGGCGAAATTACATGGACAGGGTAGCCTGGATAAAGAGTCTCCTAAGACGCCAGAGGAAGAGGGGACCCTTAATCCG gaatCTACCCCGGAGGTAATGAACACTTCCGCAACAGAGGCAACAGAACTGGAGCTCAGTGGTGAGGAGACAGCACCATCTCGGTCGACAGCACCACCAAGGCGGAGACAAAAGAATTCATCATTGAGTTCCGATTCTGCATCTTCCAGCACGGTTCAATTTATCCAGCGGGCAGAGGAAATGCTTAATAGGCCACCAGACTTCTATCGTCAATTTTCAAACACGATAGAATCTCAGATACGT TTACCATAG